A window of the Brassica napus cultivar Da-Ae chromosome C5, Da-Ae, whole genome shotgun sequence genome harbors these coding sequences:
- the LOC106358374 gene encoding putative U-box domain-containing protein 55, protein MAELMAMGNDVVHVAVKNDVKESRSTLVWALRNLGAKKVCILHVYQPNTASPAARKLEELEAIMYETLHDYFDICQQEGVNEDDIYISCIEMNDVKQGILELIHESKIKKLVMGAASDRDYSEKMFDLKSRKAKYVYQHAPSSCEVTFMCNGHLIYTKEANLEDRVDETEAEAGQWKPKLYSSASPKCSAELVSAIVAYIDTRRDRDMLEPTASEDQSESDRNDQLYRQLKQALIEVEESKREAYEECVRRFKSENAAVEAIRKAREYEAMFNEETRLRKESKEALTKQRKMVEKTKQERDDALIIILNGRKLYSEELRRRVEAEEMLGKEKEEHERTKKELEEVRVIVQDGMKLYNEQLRQRKEMEESVKRQEEELEKTKKEKEEACLISKNLMQLYEDEVRQRKETEELVKRRREEVEKVRKEKEEACSVGQNFMRLYEEEARRRKGTEEELSKVAAEKDAASSVCSDILLLLQSYTRRHGIPSGFSDEDSVTRQPPSYFICPISQEVMREPRVAADGFTYEAEALKEWLDNGHETSPMTNLKLTHNNLVPNHALRSAIQEWLQRNS, encoded by the exons ATGGCGGAACTCATGGCCATGGGAAATGATGTTGTCCATGTTGCTGTGAAGAACGATGTCAAAGAGAGCAGATCGACTCTGGTTTGGGCTTTGAGGAACCTTGGTGCCAAGAAAGTCTGCATCCTCCATGTTTATCAGCCAAATACTGCTTCTCCTGCTG CACGTAAGCTTGAAGAACTGGAGGCTATCATGTACGAGACATTACATGATTATTTTGACATCTGTCAACAAGAAGGG GTGAACGAGGACGACATTTACATATCGTGTATAGAGATGAACGATGTGAAGCAGGGGATATTAGAACTCATCCATGAAAGCAAAATCAAGAAGCTCGTTATGGGAGCTGCATCAGATCGTGATTATTCAGA GAAGATGTTCGATCTCAAGTCCAGAAAGGCCAAGTACGTGTACCAACACGCGCCTAGCTCCTGCGAAGTTACGTTTATGTGCAATGGACATCTCATCTACACAAA GGAAGCCAATCTTGAAGACCGTGTGGATGAAACAGAAGCCGAAGCTGGACAATGGAAACCGAAGCTCTATTCCTCTGCTTCACCAAAATGCTCGGCGGAATTGGTCTCTGCAATTGTAGCTTACATTGACACAAGGAGAGACAGGGACATGTTAGAGCCAACTGCATCAGAGGATCAATCT GAAAGCGACAGGAATGATCAACTGTATAGACAACTTAAGCAAGCACTTATTGAAGTTGAGGAATCGAAAAGAGAAGCGTACGAAGAATGTGTCAGGCGGTTTAAATCTGAAAATGCAGCCGTTGAGGCCATCCGCAAA GCAAGAGAGTATGAAGCTATGTTCAATGAGGAAACGAGGCTAAGGAAAGAAAGTAAAGAGGCTTTGACAAAACAAAGGAAAATGGTGGAGAAGACTAAACAAGAGAGGGACGACGCACTTATCATCATTCTTAACGGAAGAAAGCTTTACAGTGAGGAACTGAGACGCAGAGTTGAAGCTGAAGAGATGTTGGggaaggagaaagaagaacacGAGAGAACGAAGAAGGAGCTGGAAGAAGTGCGGGTCATTGTTCAGGACG GGATGAAGCTGTACAACGAGCAACTGAGACAGAGGAAAGAGATGGAGGAATCAGTGAAGAGACAAGAGGAAGAGCTTGAGAAGACaaagaaggagaaggaagaagcCTGCTTGATAAGCAAGAACTTGATGCAACTATATGAAGACGAG GTGAGGCAGAGGAAAGAAACAGAGGagttagtgaagagaagaagagaagaggttGAGAAAGTGaggaaggagaaagaagaagcttGCTCTGTGGGACAAAACTTCATGAGGttatacgaagaagaagcaagacGTAGAAAAGGAACGGAGGAAGAACTCAGCAAGGTCGCTGCTGAGAAAGACGCAGCTAGCTCTGTCTGTTCAGATATTCTGTTGCTTCTTCAGAGCTACACTCGCCGCCATGGAATACCTTCTGGTTTCTCCGATGAGGATTCCGTTACCCGTCAGCCGCCGTCGTATTTCATCTGCCCAATATCGCAG GAAGTAATGCGAGAGCCTCGTGTTGCAGCCGATGGATTCACGTACGAAGCTGAAGCCTTAAAGGAATGGCTCGACAATGGTCACGAGACCTCACCAATGACGAACCTGAAGCTCACCCACAATAACCTTGTTCCTAACCACGCCCTTCGTTCCGCCATTCAAGAGTGGCTTCAACGCAACTCTTAA
- the LOC106358375 gene encoding U-box domain-containing protein 54-like isoform X2: protein MGETLHNDVIYVAVNQDVRESKSTLLWTLKTLPVKKLCLVHVHIPFSLNSSSCGLDESEINAIQESELKSSYDSLHKYRDLCTNKEVDEEDVDISLISGYGVGEGIVELIYQNNIKKLVMGAAADPHYSRGMSITSRKAEYVSQHAPHCCKMWFICKGKLIQKKEGSFGIGNPSDSFSGFDGFAQKPSRGRGIDSDDQPNSRKEDSGRNQTPKEVRKEDKPKSNDSETDSPPENFICPISMEIMRDPHVAADGFTYEEKEIRTWLNGGNDKSPITGARLAHRHLTPNYTLRSLIKDWLHLHPNYKH from the exons ATGGGAGAAACTTTGCATAACGACGTCATCTATGTGGCGGTGAATCAAGATGTTCGAGAAAGTAAATCAACTTTGTTATGGACATTGAAGACTCTTCCCGTGAAGAAACTCTGCCTTGTTCATGTTCATATTCCCTTCTCGTTGAACTCTTCTT CATGTGGGCTTGATGAAAGTGAGATCAATGCAATCCAAGAATCAGAGCTGAAATCCTCATATGATAGCCTCCACAAGTACCGTGATCTCTGCACAAACAAAGAG gttgatgaagaggatgtGGATATATCACTGATATCAGGATATGGTGTTGGTGAAGGGATTGTGGAACTCATCTATCAAAACAATATTAAGAAGCTCGTTATGGGAGCAGCAGCTGATCCTCACTATTCCAG GGGAATGTCTATCACATCTAGAAAAGCAGAGTATGTGAGTCAACATGCGCCTCATTGCTGTAAAATGTGGTTCATCTGTAAAGGGAAACTCATCCAGAAAAA GGAAGGAAGTTTTGGCATTGGGAATCCATCAGATTCGTTCTCAGGATTCGATGGTTTTGCTCAGAAACCAAGCAGAGGAAGAGGAATAGATAGTGATGACCAACCCAATTCACGTAAAGAGGATTCA GGACGGAACCAAACACCAAAGGAAGTAAGGAAAGAAGATAAGCCAAAAAGCAATGACAGCGAAACAGACAGTCCTCCCGAAAATTTTATTTGTCCCATTTCAATG GAGATAATGAGAGATCCTCATGTGGCTGCTGATGGTTTCACTTACGAGGAAAAGGAAATAAGAACGTGGCTAAATGGAGGGAATGATAAGTCGCCAATCACAGGAGCTAGGCTCGCTCATCGCCATCTCACCCCTAACTACACTCTTCGTTCACTCATCAAGGACTGGCTCCATCTCCACCCAAATTACAAACATTGA
- the LOC106358375 gene encoding U-box domain-containing protein 54-like isoform X1, giving the protein MHNRNIKKAKYVSMGETLHNDVIYVAVNQDVRESKSTLLWTLKTLPVKKLCLVHVHIPFSLNSSSCGLDESEINAIQESELKSSYDSLHKYRDLCTNKEVDEEDVDISLISGYGVGEGIVELIYQNNIKKLVMGAAADPHYSRGMSITSRKAEYVSQHAPHCCKMWFICKGKLIQKKEGSFGIGNPSDSFSGFDGFAQKPSRGRGIDSDDQPNSRKEDSGRNQTPKEVRKEDKPKSNDSETDSPPENFICPISMEIMRDPHVAADGFTYEEKEIRTWLNGGNDKSPITGARLAHRHLTPNYTLRSLIKDWLHLHPNYKH; this is encoded by the exons ATGCATAacagaaatattaaaaaagccAAGTACGTATCCATGGGAGAAACTTTGCATAACGACGTCATCTATGTGGCGGTGAATCAAGATGTTCGAGAAAGTAAATCAACTTTGTTATGGACATTGAAGACTCTTCCCGTGAAGAAACTCTGCCTTGTTCATGTTCATATTCCCTTCTCGTTGAACTCTTCTT CATGTGGGCTTGATGAAAGTGAGATCAATGCAATCCAAGAATCAGAGCTGAAATCCTCATATGATAGCCTCCACAAGTACCGTGATCTCTGCACAAACAAAGAG gttgatgaagaggatgtGGATATATCACTGATATCAGGATATGGTGTTGGTGAAGGGATTGTGGAACTCATCTATCAAAACAATATTAAGAAGCTCGTTATGGGAGCAGCAGCTGATCCTCACTATTCCAG GGGAATGTCTATCACATCTAGAAAAGCAGAGTATGTGAGTCAACATGCGCCTCATTGCTGTAAAATGTGGTTCATCTGTAAAGGGAAACTCATCCAGAAAAA GGAAGGAAGTTTTGGCATTGGGAATCCATCAGATTCGTTCTCAGGATTCGATGGTTTTGCTCAGAAACCAAGCAGAGGAAGAGGAATAGATAGTGATGACCAACCCAATTCACGTAAAGAGGATTCA GGACGGAACCAAACACCAAAGGAAGTAAGGAAAGAAGATAAGCCAAAAAGCAATGACAGCGAAACAGACAGTCCTCCCGAAAATTTTATTTGTCCCATTTCAATG GAGATAATGAGAGATCCTCATGTGGCTGCTGATGGTTTCACTTACGAGGAAAAGGAAATAAGAACGTGGCTAAATGGAGGGAATGATAAGTCGCCAATCACAGGAGCTAGGCTCGCTCATCGCCATCTCACCCCTAACTACACTCTTCGTTCACTCATCAAGGACTGGCTCCATCTCCACCCAAATTACAAACATTGA
- the LOC106358375 gene encoding U-box domain-containing protein 54-like isoform X3, translated as MFQSDCYACGLDESEINAIQESELKSSYDSLHKYRDLCTNKEVDEEDVDISLISGYGVGEGIVELIYQNNIKKLVMGAAADPHYSRGMSITSRKAEYVSQHAPHCCKMWFICKGKLIQKKEGSFGIGNPSDSFSGFDGFAQKPSRGRGIDSDDQPNSRKEDSGRNQTPKEVRKEDKPKSNDSETDSPPENFICPISMEIMRDPHVAADGFTYEEKEIRTWLNGGNDKSPITGARLAHRHLTPNYTLRSLIKDWLHLHPNYKH; from the exons ATGTTTCAGAGCGATTGCTATG CATGTGGGCTTGATGAAAGTGAGATCAATGCAATCCAAGAATCAGAGCTGAAATCCTCATATGATAGCCTCCACAAGTACCGTGATCTCTGCACAAACAAAGAG gttgatgaagaggatgtGGATATATCACTGATATCAGGATATGGTGTTGGTGAAGGGATTGTGGAACTCATCTATCAAAACAATATTAAGAAGCTCGTTATGGGAGCAGCAGCTGATCCTCACTATTCCAG GGGAATGTCTATCACATCTAGAAAAGCAGAGTATGTGAGTCAACATGCGCCTCATTGCTGTAAAATGTGGTTCATCTGTAAAGGGAAACTCATCCAGAAAAA GGAAGGAAGTTTTGGCATTGGGAATCCATCAGATTCGTTCTCAGGATTCGATGGTTTTGCTCAGAAACCAAGCAGAGGAAGAGGAATAGATAGTGATGACCAACCCAATTCACGTAAAGAGGATTCA GGACGGAACCAAACACCAAAGGAAGTAAGGAAAGAAGATAAGCCAAAAAGCAATGACAGCGAAACAGACAGTCCTCCCGAAAATTTTATTTGTCCCATTTCAATG GAGATAATGAGAGATCCTCATGTGGCTGCTGATGGTTTCACTTACGAGGAAAAGGAAATAAGAACGTGGCTAAATGGAGGGAATGATAAGTCGCCAATCACAGGAGCTAGGCTCGCTCATCGCCATCTCACCCCTAACTACACTCTTCGTTCACTCATCAAGGACTGGCTCCATCTCCACCCAAATTACAAACATTGA